The stretch of DNA GCCCTGCTGTCCCATCTGATCCAGCAGTTTCTGTAGGGCCTGGCCCAGATCGCCTTGCTGAGTTCCAAGCTGACCTGCCTGGCCTTGCTGGCCCTGTTGGCCTTGCTGGCCCTGCTGTCCGTCCTGGCCCTGTTGACCTTCGCCGGGCAGGCGGAACGTCTGGTCCATCAGTCTTTGCTGCCGGCCCATCATTTCCCCCAGTTCCTGCAAGGCCTGACCCATGGGCGAGCCCTGCTGTGGCTGCGCCATGCTGGGTCTTAGCCCCTGCAGGATGGAGTTCAACTCGGCCAAGAGCTGCTGCGCCGCATCCCGCGCACCGGATTTCGCCAGGTTCTCGATCATGTCCATCATGCGCGAGAGATCTTGCGGCTGGATCATGCGCGCATTGGGATCGGCAGGCTGCATCTGCCCGTTCGCCATATTCCGCCGGGCCTGCTCGATGAGCGCCTGCATATAGCGGTTCAGGGCGTCTCGAAGCTGCTTCATGAGCTCTTCGATCCGCTCTTGGGGGGCATTCTCAGCGAGCGCCTTCTGCAATTCGCGTTGCAGCGCCTGCAGTTCGCGTTCTGCAAAGGAAAGATCACCGTCTTCGACTGACAATGCGATCTCCCAGAGCAGGTCGGTCACACCGACCATTTCTTCGCGGTCATCCACCTGCAAGAGCCGGTGATAGGCGGTGCGGATCCCGAGATAGACACCGCTGCGGTCGATCAATCCGTCTGGATAAAGCGTGAGCGCTTCGAGGGTCCTTGCCACCAGCGGCTGGCGATCCGGATCATGCAGAAGATTGCGCCGCTGCTCGGCAAGAGCCTGCGCCAGAGGATTCCTGAACGGCCGCTCGGGCAGAACGAAGCTCACCACGCGGCTGCGCGTGATCTGGCCGGCCTCGTCTTGCGCCTCGAGCCACATATTCACCGTGGCTCCTGCCCAAGGATGCGCGGTCAGATCGCGTTGCTCCCGCGCCTTGACCCGCCGCGGCTTCGAGCCCTGCAACGCGATCTCCAGATCCGGCGCGTCGAACATGAACAGTCCGGGAGCCGCGAGACCCTCCTCGCCGTCCTGAACGTCGGAGAGCTCAAACCTCGCTTTGAGGCTGGTCAGCCCGTAATCATCGGAGGCCGTGTAGTCGAAGGCGAGCGCGCCTGTCGGCATAGCGCCGGGATCACCCACCAGCTCGACCTGCGGTGCCGCATCGCTGATGATCTTGATGGGCCAGCGTCCGCGTTCGCCATCCTCATCCTCGACGACGATGGTCGCGCCATCCGTGAGCTTGGTCCGCAGCTCATGCACATTCGGTGAGACGGCGGGAACACTGAGCTCTTTGGCGGCCTGTGTCTGGCCATTGCCGGAAGAGGCCGGCAGCAGGCGAACCGCCGGTTCCTCGGCATTGTTGAAGCGAACCACCAGCTCGCTATTCGCGGGCACGATGATCTCTGCCTGACTATCGACTTTCGCCGTGTTCCCACCGCCTGCAAGGAAGACAGGGGGCCGCCCTGTATAGCGCGGCGGCGTGATCCACGCATCGACGCCGACCACGGTTTCCGGGGCGATCTGGCCAACCCTAGCCGCCTGCTTGATTTGCCCCCGCCAATTATCGCCGACCAGGATCACGGCTGCGATAAGCGCGAGCGCGAGCGCGCTACGCAGCGCGATTGGATCCAGCACATGAAGGTGGGAGCGAGGAAGCCCAGGCCTCAAAGCCTTGATGCGCGCAAGCAGAGACTGCTTATGGGCTGCCCACAGGGCCTGCTGCTCGAGGCTTGTAACCGGAGCAGACAGAGTGTCCTTGTAGGAGGTCGCGGGGCGGTGTGGTAGTCCTGCGCGGCGTTCCAGATGCCGCAGGGCGCTGTCATCATCCGGCCACCGCAGGCTGAGGAGTGGCCGCAGCGACCAGACGAAGGCACCGGCAAAGCCGATCAGCGCCAGAATATGCAGCATGCGCGGCAGATAGCCGAACAGCCCCAGCAGCGTGACCAGGACAAACAGGCCTATGACGCTCAGTGCCGGAAACACTGCGCTCCATGCGGCTTCGAGGAAAAGGACGACCTTTGCTTGGGCGGTTTTCCTGGCCAGGTCCCTGTCTGGGCGCTCGCTCATCGTCGCCACTATAACATAGTTAGCGGCCTTCGTGACCCGTAGCGTGCTCGCCAGGGATCACGTGATCGCGATGGTGCAGCATTCTCGAGCGAAGTGGATGCTGGTTCCGCCCAGAAAATGCGGCCAGACAAGGAGGAAGAGCGATTTCCGAAGGCGAAAACTCCCTAGGGTTATGGCCGCTCTGCCACGATTTGCCCGAGCTCGAGCCCTTAGCTTCCGGCTTGTCCCTGCCAGGGAGCGAGCGCGTCGAAGCCGATGATTTCCTCATAGCTCGGGCGTCGGCGGACCACGGCAAATTGATTGCCGCTTACGAGCACCTCAGGCACCAGCCGTCGCGTGTTATAGGTCCCTGCGAGCACCGCGCCATAGGCCCCGGCGGTCATCAGCACCAGGAGGTCACCCCGTTCAACGGAGGGCAGCAAGCGGTTCTGAGCCAGGAAGTCGCCGCTTTCGCATACGGGACCCACGACGTCCACCATCCGTTCCGTGGCAGGGCGCCGTTCGTCAGCACGACGGATCTCGTGATAGGCCTCATAGAGCGTCGGCCGGATGAGATCGTTCATCGCCGCGTCCACGATCACGAAGGACTTGGCGTCTCCATGCTTCACATAGATCACGCTGGTGGCCAGAATGCCGGCATTGCCGGCGATCAGGCGGCCCGGTTCCAGAATGAGCTTGCAATTCAAGGGGCCGAGAATGCGCTTGGCCATCTCCGCATATTCGGCGGGCGAGGGCGGCAATGGCTCGCCGGGCTTGTAAGGAATGCCGAGCCCGCCGCCAAGATCGATGTGCCTGATATTGTGCCCTGCCGCCTTCAGCCGATTGAAAAGGTCGCCGATCAGCGTGGCCGCCTTTTCAAAAGGCTCCAGTGAGGTGATCTGGCTGCCAATATGCATATCGATGCCGACCACCTCGAGCCCGGGCGATTGCCGGGCCCGATCATAGACGGCCTCCGCCCGGCTCCAGGAGATGCCGAACTTGTTCTCGGCCTTTCCCGTCGAGATCTTGGCGTGGGTCTTGGCGTCCACATCGGGATTGATGCGCAGCGAGATCGGCGCGCGCCTCTCTTTGCTCAAAGCCACCTTGTTCAGGAGCTCGAGCTCCGGCTCCGATTCCACGTTGAAGCAATGGATGCCCCGGTCGAGAGCATAGGCCATCTCCGCTTCGGTCTTGCCGACCCCTGAAAACACGATCCGGCCTCCGGGAACACCGGCAGCCCGAGCGCGCCGCAGCTCACCCTCCGAGACCACGTCCATGCCCGCGCCGAGATCGGCGAGCGTCTTCATCACTGCTAGATTGGAATTCGCTTTGGGCGAATAGCAGATCATATGGTCGATGCCGGCAAAGGCTTCATCGAACACCCGATAATGCCGCTCGAGCGTGGCGCGCGAATAGCAATAGAATGGCGTGCCGACCGCAGCCGCGATGCTGCGCAAATCGACATCTTCGGCATGCAGTATGCCGTCGCGATACTCAAAAAAATGCATGGGAGCTGAACCGGTTAAAAGCCTGGCTGCCTGGGGGTGATGAGCGGATCCAGCAGGACCGGCTCGTCCGGATCGGGCTCCTTGGCGCCGGGAGGCGGTTCCAAGGGGCCGCGAACGCCGCAACTTGCGAGCGAGAGGGCCATCAGCACCAAAGCCGCGATCGTTCTGGTCCGCTGCACGGATCACCTCTCAGTGGGATAGGGCGCATGGGCGCGCTGTTCTGGCCTGTTTTACTGCAAGCTCAGCCGCGCGCCAAGGGCAGGTCTCAGCCAAGCTGTTTGAGCCAGCGTTCAGCTTCCGCAAGCACATTGTCCGGCGCAGTGCCGCCTAAGCTCTTGCGGGACCGCACGGAAGAGTCAACCGTCAGCACGGAATAGACATCATCCGTGATGCGCGGCTCCACCTCCTGCATCTCCGCAAGCGCAAGCTCATGAAGCCCGACATTGCGCGCCTCTGCCTTTGCAACCAGAGCGCCCGTCACATGATGTGCTTGCCGGAAAGGTAGGCCGAGCACCCGAACCAGCCAATCGGCAAGATCGGTGGCGGTCGCGAAACCCGCATCAGCCGCGGCGCGCATTTCCGCAAGGTTGGGCGTGAGATCGTTGATCATGCCCGTCATCGCGGCAACACACAGCGAAAGAGTATCCAGCGCGTCGAAGAGTGGCTCCTTGTCCTCCTGCATGTCCTTGCCATAGGCGAGCGGCAGCCCCTTCATCATCACCAGAAGCGAGACCAGCGCGCCGATCACCCGGCCGGCCTTGCCGCGCACCAATTCGGCCGCATCCGGATTGCGCTTTTGCGGCATGATGGACGAGCCGGTGGTGAAGCGATCGGACAAGCTGACGAAGCGGAACTGCGCCGAGGTCCACAACACCAGCTCTTCGGAGAGGCGCGATAGGTGCATGGCCGAAATGGCAGCGGCGCTCAATGTTTCGATCGCGAAATCCCGGGCGGAGACCGCATCGAGGGAATTACGCATGGGGCTGTCGAAGCCGAGGGCTTGCGAGGTCATCTCCCGGTCGATCGGGAAGGATGTGCCGGCCAGCGCGGCTGCGCCCAGCGGATTCTGATTGACGCGCTTGCGGGCATCCGCGAACCGCTCACGGTCCCGCCCAAACATCTCCACATAAGCTAGGCAGTGATGGCCGAAGGTGACGGGTTGTGCGGTCTGGAGATGTGTGAACCCGGGCATGATGGCATCCGAGTGCTCCTTCGCCTTGATCGCGAGGGCTTTTTGCAGATCAGCGAGTTGGTGGTCGAGGTGATCGATCGTGTCGCGCACATAGAGCCTGATATCGGTCGCGACCTGATCGTTGCGGGATCGTGCCGTATGCAGCCTCCCTGCCGCGGGCCCGATGATCTCTGCAAGCCGCGCCTCGACATTCATGTGGATGTCTTCGAGACTGCGCGAGAATGTGAAGGTCCCCGCTTCGATCTCCGATTGCACCTGATCGAGCCCGCGAATAATCTCCGCCGCGTCGTCGGCGCTGATGATCCCTTTTGCCGCAAGCATCTGGCAATGGGCTTGCGATCCGGCGATATCCTGGGCAAACAGCCGCTTGTCGAAATCGATGGAGCTGTTGACCTCCTCCATGATTTCGCTTGGTGTTTCGGCGAAGCGTCCGCCCCACATCCGGTTCGTCACGTCAGGTCCTCTTTGCTAGCCACTGAGTTTGAAGCGAGATCTAGATCATGAACGCCACTGCCCCCCGCCAAAATAGTCGAAGGCTGATGGTGGCTGTCGGTCTGGTCCTGCTCGCGATCGCTGCTGCAGCCCTTTACCTGATCACCGACGAGCCGCGCAATGCACAGAATGCTGGAGGCGGCGAGACGACCGGTGCAACCCTCCCGTCTGAGCTTGCCACAGGACAGATGGCGGCGCTTGTCATTCATAAGTCGCCCCAGGACATCCCCGACTTTACCTTCACCGATGCGGACGGGAAGGAACAGAGCCTGGCGAAATGGCGCGGTAAGACGGTGCTCGTTAATCTTTGGGCCACATGGTGCGCCCCATGCCGGGAGGAAATGCCGGGCTTGGCCGAGCTCCAAAGGAACTATGGCGGGGACGATTTCGAAGTCGTAGCCATAAGTCTCGATCAGAAGGGCGCCCCTGCGGCGCAGGCCTTTCTCGACGAGATCAAGATTTCCAACCTCGCGCTTTACTTGGACCCCACGACGAAATCTCTGCGTTCGCTCAAAAGCGTGGGTCTGCCGACCACCATTCTCGTCAATCCGCAGGGTAAAGAGGTTGCGCGCCTGATGGGAACCGCCTTGTGGGATTCACCGGATGCTGTTCGCGTGATCGAGACTGCGATTGGTCGCGCTGACCCGAAAGTTTGACGGCGCTAATCTTTTCCGCATCTTGCCAAGCTGCCGGCGCTGGGCCATCATGACGATAATATGACGCTGACGGCCCCTTGTTTCCGGTAGGAGCGATGAACGATACTGAACCCATAGTTCAGATCGGGGCGCGGGCGAATGCGACCGCGCTCCAGGCTGCTGCGAATGGTAAGCCATCTCCCAGCAGCAATGTAGCCACAGCATTCGATCGGCAAGAGCTTTCCGCAATATTTTCGGTTTACGGCCGCAGGGTCGCTGAAGGTGCTTGGCGCGACTATGCAATCGACCATGGGCGCGACAAGGCGGTGTTCTCCATATTCCGACGGAGCAGCGAGGTACCGCTCTACCGGATCGAGAAGCAACCGAAACTGCGCCACAAGCAAGGCCTCTACGCAGTCATTGCACAGACGGGCGCAATTCTGCGCCGAGGACACGACATCAAGCAGGTGCTCAAGGCCATAGACCGGCAGCCGAAGCTGGTGCCAATCTAGTCAGGATAGGAGAGATAAGCCGCGCGAGCGACATGACCTGTCGCCGATGCTGGAGCGCTTTCGGCTGGCGGCCCGGCAGAGACGGTGTTCACTGAGTTTTGGAGCGAAGGATGGAGGGAGCTCCACTGACAGCCTGAAGGACATAAGGGGAGGCGTCAGCGAAAGCCCCCGGGACTTGTTCCCGGGGGCTTTTTGTTGGATTGAAGAACTTTCAAGCAGAGGCTTGCAGCCACCCAGCGCGAGGTCAGTTCCTGTTCCCAAAAAGGCGGAGCAGCATCAGGAACAGGTTGATGAAGTCGAGATAGAGTCGCAAGGCACCAAGGATAGCCTTGCGCCCGGCCGCCTCGGCCGAGTCGCCCTCGAAATACATCTCCTTGATCGACTGCGTGTCATAGGCGGTGAGCCCTGCGAAGATCAGCACGCCCGCGCAGGACACGACGAAATCGAGCGCTGAGCTGGCCAGGAAGATATTGACCAGCGAGGCGATGATAATGCCGATCAGCCCCATGAACAGGAACGAGCCCCAGGGCGCAAGGTCGCGCTTGGTGGTGTAGCCCCAGAGGCTCAACGCGCCGAACGACGCCGCGGTGATGAAGAACACCCGTGCTATCGAGCCATGGGTGTAAACCAGGAAGATGGACGACAGAGAGATGCCCATCAGCAGGGCGAACACCCAGAATGCGAGCTGAGCGCCGGCAACGCTCATGGCGTTCAATCGGAAGCTGAGGAAGAACACCATCGCGAGAGGCGCGAAGATCACTGCCCACTTCAACGGGCTGACGAACAGCGTATAGCCGAATTGCGTAAGCAGAACACCGCCGGCCCGAGCCACAGCATCGGCCTCGATGCTCGTCACCGACAGCGAATACACGCCAAGTGCCGCGAGGCCCGTGATCACGAGCCCGATGGTCATGTAATTGTAGACTCGCAGCATATAGGCGCGGAGTCCCTCGTCGACCGCGAAGGCCGTTCCGGCGACGCCGCGCTGCGCGTAGCTGCTGCGATTGTTCAGGTCTGCCATATCGCTGTGCCTCCTCGCCCAGGTTCGCTAGATATGGGGTGATTTACTGTCATTGACAAGCACAAGGGACCGCTTCTGCTCTCACTCGTTGCGCAGAATCGGCGTAGCCTTTGCCCGCAGCGCCGCCCAGGTCGTCATGAGCCCGGCAGCGATCGTGACACAGGTGGCCAACAAAGCGGCGGTGATTGCCACTTCACCCGAAAAAGTCCAGCTACTCTGCATGGCAAAGGTAAGGATTGCGTAACTACCGGCCGCGCCCGCGACGACCGCGAATATGGCGGTGGTCAGCCCGAGAAGGCCATATTCCAGAGCATAGGCAACGAGGAGCTGCTGGCGCCTGGCCCCGAATGTTTTAAGCACCACGGCATCATAGATGCGCGTGCGCAGTCCGGTTGCGAGCGCGCCGGCAAGGACCAGCACGCCGACGAGCAGGGTAACCGCATTGGCACCGCGCACCGCCGTAAGCAGCTGTTCCATCAGCTCGTTCACCGTATCCAGCGCTTCCTTCACCCGAACGGCCGTGCTGTTGGGAAAGGCATCCGACATGACCTTCAGCACCTCGGGCTCATTCCCCGGGGGAGCCTTGACGGTCACCAGGAAAGTGTGTGGAGCACCGCGCAGGGCATTTGGCGAAAAGACGAGCACGAAATTCATGGCGAGCGAACGCCATTCGACCTGACGCAGGCTGGCGATTCGCGCCGTGATCTCGCGGCCGAGAACATTGACTGTCAGGTGATCTCCAACCTTGAGGCCCATGCCACGCGCGGCATCCTCGGCCATCGAGACCAGGGGTTCGCCCGAATAATCCTTCGGCCACCATTCGCCTTCCGTGATCACGGAATTGGCTGGCGGTATCTCCGAATAGGTAAGGCCGCGATCACCACGCAACACCCAGGCAACCTCCGGGTCCACCTTCACCTGCTGTGAGGGTACCCCATTTACGCTCACGACGGTTCCCCGGAGCATGGGCACGCTCTGTATGTCGTGAGCCCCCGGCAGGCCCTTGAGCATTTGCTCGAAACGATCATGCTGGTCGGGCTGAATGTCGAGGAAGAAGAATGACGGCGCCTGGCCCGGCAGATTGCGCTGCAATTCCCGCGTCAGGTTGGTATCGACCAATGCCAGGGTCACGAACAGCGACAGCCCGAGCCCCAGCGATAGCACAACAGAGACGGTGGGTGCTGCCGGACGATGCAGATTGCCAATGGCGAGCCGCGTGATCGGGCCGGTTTTTTTGGTGGGCATTTTCGCGGCTGCCCAGGTCAGCGCCTTTCCCAATCCGACAAGGATCGCAAACCCTGCAGCGAGGCCGAAAATGTACCAAAGGGTCAGCTGCTTGTCTTCGAATGTGGCCAGCGCGACACTCACCAGGATCAGGAGCACCACGGCAACTGCCATGATATAGGGCCGGTGGGGCAGGCGACGTGCGGGAGTGATCGCATCCCGGAAGAGCGACTGTGCCGGTATGTCTCGCGCGCGACCCAAAGGCCAGATCGCGAAGGCCAGCGTGACCAGCACGCCAAACGCCGCAGCGGCGAACAGTGAGAGGGGATAGATGCCCGTCTCCAGGGGCAGCGGCAGCATATCGGCCAGGAGATGAGCCAGGGCAATTGGAATAGCAGCCCCAATCACGAGCCCGATGCCGATGGCCAGCGCCGCCAATATCATCACCTGGATAAGATAGATTTCGAAGATCGCTCGCCCCGGCGCGCCGACACATTTCAGAATGGCAATGTTCCGCCGGCGGGCATCGAGGAAGTTCGTGACCGCATTGGCGATGCCGACCCCGCCGACAAACAGGGCGGTAAGCCCCACCAGAGATAGGAACAGGGTCAGGCGGGCAACGAAGCGTTCAACGCCGGGAGCGGCATTCTCGCGCGACTTGATGCGCCAGCCGGCGTCAGGAAACCGCGTTCGGACCTCCTCGAGCAGGGTGCGCAGCGCCCCCTCGCCGCCAGTGTCCATTCTCATTCGGTAGGCATTCGTGACGAGACTTCCTGGCTGGACCAGACCGCTCTCGGCCAAGGCCTCCCGGGTCATGAACAGGCGGGGGCCGAACATAAGCCCTTCGGACAGTCGGTCCGGTTCGCTGGCAAGGGGGTGGCGCACCTGGAACTCAAGGGTGCCAACCTGCACGAGGTCTCCCGGCGCCACGCCGAGCCGGGTGAGCAGCACCGGATCGGCAACAACGCCCCAATGGCCATCCCGCTTGGCTAAGGCTTCATCAAGTGACCCGCCTCCTTCGAGCCTCACCTCCCCGAAGAGAGGATAAGTCTCATCCACCGCCTTGAGCTCGACCAGGGCGCGCGCGTCGCTTTTGGTTGAGCGGGTCATGGCCCGCATCGTGGAGACCTGACTGAGGCGGCCTTGCGACTGCAGGAACGCGATTTCCTGCGCGCCGGCCTCACGGTGGACGAGGGAGAATTCAGCATCCCCGCCCAGGATGACCTGCCCGCGGTTCGTGAGCCCTTCCCCGAGCGCCGAGGAGAGGGAGCGCACGCCGGCCAAGGCGGCAACGCCCAGAATGAGGCACAGCAGGAAAATGCCGAATCCGCGTAAGCCCGACCGCAGCTCGCGCAGCGCAATGCGGAAACTGATGGGAAGTGTGGCACCTGTCTTCGAAGCGGTCGTCGCGATTGCCCGCGGCACAGCGGCATCGGCATTGCTCATGCGAGCACTTCCGTCTCGGCGGGGGTTCTGCCGGGCTGGCGTTCTCCGATGATACGGCCGTCTGCCATATGGATGACCCGTGAGCACCGCTCGGCCAGAGCCGGATCATGGGTGACGAGCACCAAGGTCGCCTTCTCCTCCTTCTGGACCGAGAACAGCAAGTCGACGATCTGCGCACCCGTCTCCTGGTCCAGATTGCCCGTCGGTTCATCCGCCAGAAGCAGCTGTGCCCCCGTTGCCAGCGCCCGTGCGATTGCAACCCGCTGCTGTTCTCCGCCGGAGAGCTGGCCGGGATAATGGTCCAGCCGATGCCCCAGCCGCACCCGCTTCAACTGCTCGGCCGCGAGGGTAAAGGCATTGCGCTCGCCCTTGAACTCGAGCGGGACTGCAACGTTCTCGAGCGCCGTCATGGTCGGAATGAGGTGGAAGGCTTGAAAGACAATGCCCACATTGTCGCGGCGGAATGCGGCGAGCGCATCTTCGCCAAGGCCCGTCAGATCGCGAGAGGCAACCTTCACTGTTCCCGCACTCGGCGGCTCGAGGCCAGCGAGCACCATCAGCAGCGTGGTCTTGCCCGAGCCGGATGGCCCAACCAGGCCGATGGCTTCGCCCGGCGAGATCACGAGATCGATACCGCGCAGGATCTCGACCGGACCGGCACGGCTTGGCAATGTCAGGCGGACGTCTGAGAGGGCAACGATCGGATCGGCCAAGGGAAATCTGCTCACGCTCTATGGATTTCAATAGTTTGAGGCATATGGATCGAGCATGCGGCAAATCAAGACGGTGTTACTCCTGCTGGTCGTCATGATGCTTTCCGGCACTTTCGCTCTCGCGCGCGCGGCCGAGCCGCTGAAGCTCGTCGTGCTCGGCGACAGCCTTTCGGCAGGCTTTGGACTTGGCGCCGGCGAGTCCTTCCCGGCCCAGCTGGAGAAGGCCTTGCGAGAGAAGGGGCATGACGTGACGGTGATCAATGCCGGCGTCTCGGGCGACACCGCCTCTGGCGGCCTGTCGCGGCTTGATTGGGCTGTGCCGGACGATGTCGATGCGGTGATCGTCGAGCTTGGCGCCAATGATGCCCTGCGCGGTGTTGATCCTGCGGTGACCGAAAAGGCGCTGGGAGAGATCCTCAAGCGCCTGAGCAGCCGAAAGATCCCCGTGCTCCTCGCCGGCATGATCGCGCCTCCCAACATGGGCAAGGAATATGGCGATGCCTTCAATTCCATTTATGCCCGCCTCGCGCAGCAGCATGGCGCGCTGCTCTATCCGTTTTTCCTGGAGGGGGTTGCTGCAGAGGCCTCGCTAAACCTGGAGGATGGCATGCATCCCAATGCGAAGGGGATCGCAACGATCGTCGAGCGCGTCACGCCGCTCGTCGAGCAGCTCCTGACGCGTGCCAACGGTGCCCAGGCCGGCTGATCCTGACGCAGCAGGGCCCGCTTGCGGCTAGACATACCGCGCCACCTCCGCTAACCGCACTCAGCGCAGACAAGCGGGAGTGCATCGTGAACTATCGGAAATTGGGTCGGACGGACCTTCAGGTGAGCGAAATCTGCTTGGGGTCCATGACCTGGGGCGAGCAGAACACTGAAGCCGAAGGCCATGCCCAGATCGATTACGCCCTCGACCGCGGCATCAATTTCATCGACACCGCCGAGCTTTATTCGATACCCCCCAAGCCCGAGACGCAGGGAAGCACCGAGCGGATCATCGGCTCATGGTTCAGATCCCGCGGCCGGCGCGACAAGGTCATCCTGGCAAGCAAGATCGTGGGGCGCACCGATCGCACCTGGTTCCGCGACGATAATGTTCCCGCTCGCTTGACGCCCGAGCAGATTTTCGAGGCTTGCGAGAAAAGCCTGAAACGGCTCCGCACGGATTATATCGATCTCTACCAGCTTCATTGGCCCGATCGTAAAGTTCCCACATTCGGCGAACGTCGGCCTCTGGAGATCACCGAGGATGAAGTGCCGATCGAGGAGCAACTCGGTGCGCTCAACCGGCTTGTCGAGCAGGGCAAAGTCCGCCACATCGGCTTATCCAATGAGACTCCCTGGGGTACCATGCGTTTCGTGACCACCGCCGAGGCAAAGCGCCTGCCGCGGGTTCAGTCCATTCAGAATGCCTATTCTCTCGTCAACCGGACCTTCGAGGACGGATTGGCGGAAATAGCGCTGCGCGAACAGGTCGGCTTGCTCGCCTATTCTCCTCTCGCGCAAGGCTACCTCACCGGGAAATACGCCAATGGCGCCCTCCCGGCTGGGACGCGCAAGCAGCTCTTTGATCGGCTGCAGCGCTATGAGGGTCCTGGCAGCCAGGTGGCCATCGACGCCTATGTGGCGCTCGCCCGGCGGTTCGGTGTCGATCCCGCCCAAATGGCCATCGCATTCGCCGTCTCGCGCCCGTTTACCACTTCAGTAATCATTGGTGCCACCACCATGCAGCAGCTCGCTGCAGATATCGATGCGGCTGCGGTTTCCCTAAGTCCGGAGCTGCTGAAGGAGATTGACGCCATTCACCTGGTGCATAAGAACCCCTGTCCATGATCGGCCCGCTGCCTATATGAATAGGCGAGGGGAGCCTG from Rhodoligotrophos sp. CJ14 encodes:
- a CDS encoding ABC transporter permease, translating into MSNADAAVPRAIATTASKTGATLPISFRIALRELRSGLRGFGIFLLCLILGVAALAGVRSLSSALGEGLTNRGQVILGGDAEFSLVHREAGAQEIAFLQSQGRLSQVSTMRAMTRSTKSDARALVELKAVDETYPLFGEVRLEGGGSLDEALAKRDGHWGVVADPVLLTRLGVAPGDLVQVGTLEFQVRHPLASEPDRLSEGLMFGPRLFMTREALAESGLVQPGSLVTNAYRMRMDTGGEGALRTLLEEVRTRFPDAGWRIKSRENAAPGVERFVARLTLFLSLVGLTALFVGGVGIANAVTNFLDARRRNIAILKCVGAPGRAIFEIYLIQVMILAALAIGIGLVIGAAIPIALAHLLADMLPLPLETGIYPLSLFAAAAFGVLVTLAFAIWPLGRARDIPAQSLFRDAITPARRLPHRPYIMAVAVVLLILVSVALATFEDKQLTLWYIFGLAAGFAILVGLGKALTWAAAKMPTKKTGPITRLAIGNLHRPAAPTVSVVLSLGLGLSLFVTLALVDTNLTRELQRNLPGQAPSFFFLDIQPDQHDRFEQMLKGLPGAHDIQSVPMLRGTVVSVNGVPSQQVKVDPEVAWVLRGDRGLTYSEIPPANSVITEGEWWPKDYSGEPLVSMAEDAARGMGLKVGDHLTVNVLGREITARIASLRQVEWRSLAMNFVLVFSPNALRGAPHTFLVTVKAPPGNEPEVLKVMSDAFPNSTAVRVKEALDTVNELMEQLLTAVRGANAVTLLVGVLVLAGALATGLRTRIYDAVVLKTFGARRQQLLVAYALEYGLLGLTTAIFAVVAGAAGSYAILTFAMQSSWTFSGEVAITAALLATCVTIAAGLMTTWAALRAKATPILRNE
- a CDS encoding ABC transporter ATP-binding protein, translated to MADPIVALSDVRLTLPSRAGPVEILRGIDLVISPGEAIGLVGPSGSGKTTLLMVLAGLEPPSAGTVKVASRDLTGLGEDALAAFRRDNVGIVFQAFHLIPTMTALENVAVPLEFKGERNAFTLAAEQLKRVRLGHRLDHYPGQLSGGEQQRVAIARALATGAQLLLADEPTGNLDQETGAQIVDLLFSVQKEEKATLVLVTHDPALAERCSRVIHMADGRIIGERQPGRTPAETEVLA
- a CDS encoding arylesterase — encoded protein: MRQIKTVLLLLVVMMLSGTFALARAAEPLKLVVLGDSLSAGFGLGAGESFPAQLEKALREKGHDVTVINAGVSGDTASGGLSRLDWAVPDDVDAVIVELGANDALRGVDPAVTEKALGEILKRLSSRKIPVLLAGMIAPPNMGKEYGDAFNSIYARLAQQHGALLYPFFLEGVAAEASLNLEDGMHPNAKGIATIVERVTPLVEQLLTRANGAQAG
- a CDS encoding aldo/keto reductase — translated: MNYRKLGRTDLQVSEICLGSMTWGEQNTEAEGHAQIDYALDRGINFIDTAELYSIPPKPETQGSTERIIGSWFRSRGRRDKVILASKIVGRTDRTWFRDDNVPARLTPEQIFEACEKSLKRLRTDYIDLYQLHWPDRKVPTFGERRPLEITEDEVPIEEQLGALNRLVEQGKVRHIGLSNETPWGTMRFVTTAEAKRLPRVQSIQNAYSLVNRTFEDGLAEIALREQVGLLAYSPLAQGYLTGKYANGALPAGTRKQLFDRLQRYEGPGSQVAIDAYVALARRFGVDPAQMAIAFAVSRPFTTSVIIGATTMQQLAADIDAAAVSLSPELLKEIDAIHLVHKNPCP